In the Cyanobacterium stanieri LEGE 03274 genome, GGCTAACCTCAGTATAAGTAGCCGTTTCGCTAGTGCCATAAAAACCAATAGCAGAGGCATTAATCAAAAAAGCAGGTTTTTGCTCACAAGATTTGATACCCTCAACAAGATTTCTAGTACCTAATTGACGACTATCAAGAATTTCCTGCTTATAACTAGGACTCCATCTTTCTCCAATGGGGGCCCCCGCCAAATTTACCACCCCATCACAACCATTTAATTGTTTTTGCCAATCTCCTGCCTGTTTAGGGTTATAACTAATATACTCTAAATTGGATTGTAAGTTGCTAGGAAAAACAGATCTTGCTTTATCAACATTACGGGTTAGAACAACAATTTGATGATTTACCGCTAGTTTTTTAACTAACTCCTTGCCCACAAATCCCGTGGCGCCGGTAATAGCAATTTTCATGAAAACTTTTAATAAAAAATGACCAATATCTTAGTTACCTAACACTTAACCGAATCTAAATTTTATTCAGCTTCCCCTGTAACTTTTAAAAGTAAGAAACCCCAAGCCAAACCCACTAATACAACACTAAAACAAAGAATTGCTCCGCCAAATAACATACTTTCAGCAGTCATGGTTTAATATCTCCTGATTAATTATTAATTTATTTATCCCAACAATTATATCCTAACCCTTTACCCTAGAAAAATTAAAGCTCCATAGCAACGCCTTCACTGACAAAAAAGCACATGAGATTGATTACTCCATACAACAAAATTAATAACGGCTCATTGTCCATTATCAATTATCAATTCTCCACTACTCCTATCTTGCCTAAAGATGTCAAAATTTGATAATCTAGGCAGATAACTTATAGCAGAAAATCTAAATATTAAAGTGGAAATCGTAATTGGTCGTGGAAAAACAGCTCGTCGAGCTTATGGTATAGATGAAATCGCCTTAGTACCAGGCATGAGAACCCTAGACCCTATATTAGCAGATACAAAAGTAGAACTAGGGGGCATCGAAAGAGAAATCCCCATTATTGCTAGCGCGATGGATGGTGTTGTTGATGTACAAATGGCAGTCTTACTCTCCGAATTAGGATCTATGGGAGTGCTTAACCTTGAGGGCATCCAAACCCGTTACGAAGATCCTAACCCGATTTTAGATCGTATTGCCTCGGTGGGTAAATCTGAATTTGTGGGATTAATGCAGGAGTTGTATAGTGAACCAGTTAAAGCAGAATTAATTAAAAAAAGAATTACCGAAATCAAAGAAAAAGGAGGTATTGCCGCCGTTAGTTTAACTCCCGCAGGGGCTGCTAATTATGGTGATGCGGTAGCCGAAGCAGGGGCGGACATCGTCTTTATCCAAGCGACAGTGGTATCTACAGCGCACCTTTCCCCTGAATCCATTGATCCTTTGGATTTAGCTGGTTTTTGTGAAAGAATGCCTATGCCTGTATTCCTTGGTAACTGCGTTACTTATGAAGTGGCTATGAATTTGATGAAAGCAGGGGCAGCGGGTATCTTAGTGGGTATTGGACCTGGGGCAGCCTGTACTTCCCGTGGGGTTTTAGGGGTAGGTATTCCCCAAGCAACGGCGGTGGCTGATTGTGCAGCCGCTAGGGATGATTTTTATCGGGAAACTGGTAAGTATGTATCGATCATTGCTGATGGTGGTATCATCACTGGGGGTGATATTTGTAAGTGTATCGCCTGTGGTGCGGATGCGGTGATGATTGGTTCTCCCATTGCCCGTAGTGCCGAAGCCCCCGGTCGTGGTTTCCATTGGGGTATGGCAACTCCTAGCCCTGTGTTACCCCGTGGTACTCGTATTAATGTGGGTACTACTGGTACGATCAAGGAAATCCTCACAGGTCCTGCGAAGTTGGATGATGGTACTCATAATTTATTGGGTGCGTTAAAAACCAGTATGGGTACTTTGGGAGCAAAGGACATTAAGGAAATGCAACAAGTTGAGGTGGTTATCGCTCCTTCTTTGTTAACGGAAGGTAAGGTATATCAGAAGGCTCAACAGTTAGGTATGGGTAAGTAGTTTAATAGGAATTAATAATTGACAATGGATAATTGATAATTGTCATTTGTGGGGGTTTTCAATACCTCTTAATCGTTTTTATTTATCCAGCATATCTAAATTCTTTTAAACAACTTTCATAATAACCTCTCTCCTATGGGGGAGGGGCTTTTTTTTGTCAAACTTGAGATAATAAATATCAAATCCGACGTATAAAGTGTATTATCACAGCCCCCTTGCAATGAATTATATCCAGTTCGGATAATTCGTTATAAATAGATTTCTTTGCAGTTGCCCCACCGTGTAATTCATTACACGGCTAACGGTAGTTCGTTCAATAAGTTGAACTAAGATATTAATATTGGTAATATCCCGAA is a window encoding:
- a CDS encoding GuaB3 family IMP dehydrogenase-related protein, which produces MEIVIGRGKTARRAYGIDEIALVPGMRTLDPILADTKVELGGIEREIPIIASAMDGVVDVQMAVLLSELGSMGVLNLEGIQTRYEDPNPILDRIASVGKSEFVGLMQELYSEPVKAELIKKRITEIKEKGGIAAVSLTPAGAANYGDAVAEAGADIVFIQATVVSTAHLSPESIDPLDLAGFCERMPMPVFLGNCVTYEVAMNLMKAGAAGILVGIGPGAACTSRGVLGVGIPQATAVADCAAARDDFYRETGKYVSIIADGGIITGGDICKCIACGADAVMIGSPIARSAEAPGRGFHWGMATPSPVLPRGTRINVGTTGTIKEILTGPAKLDDGTHNLLGALKTSMGTLGAKDIKEMQQVEVVIAPSLLTEGKVYQKAQQLGMGK
- the petM gene encoding cytochrome b6-f complex subunit PetM encodes the protein MTAESMLFGGAILCFSVVLVGLAWGFLLLKVTGEAE